The Pseudomonas sp. FP2309 genome has a window encoding:
- a CDS encoding cytochrome c, protein MKPILALLAIVLALPASAAQLSIKLDHASKTWQTAELLNHPAAQTVQIVDDVSYKRNMIYRAVPLAVLLPGLKPDSHLQAVALDGFAAELAAAPLLETRGARAWLAVEDPATPWPALAEGKPSAGPFYLVWTDPQAGHISPEQWPFQVGEIKQLKTVAERFPALLPDPMLAANDPINRGFALFQKNCMACHRLNGAGDAQVGPDLNIPYSPTEYFGEDFLKRYIRDPQSLRHWPQAKMPAFAAAVLPDSELDALVGYFKHMAGRKQQP, encoded by the coding sequence TTGAAACCGATCCTTGCATTGCTCGCCATAGTGCTTGCCCTGCCCGCTTCCGCGGCACAGTTGAGCATCAAACTGGACCACGCCAGCAAGACGTGGCAAACCGCCGAACTGCTCAACCACCCGGCTGCACAGACGGTGCAGATCGTCGATGACGTGTCTTACAAACGCAACATGATCTATCGCGCAGTGCCCCTGGCGGTGCTCCTACCGGGTCTTAAGCCGGACAGTCATCTGCAAGCGGTGGCCCTGGATGGCTTCGCGGCCGAGCTTGCCGCCGCGCCGCTGTTGGAAACACGCGGTGCCCGTGCCTGGTTGGCCGTGGAAGACCCGGCCACACCATGGCCTGCGCTGGCCGAGGGTAAACCGAGTGCCGGGCCGTTCTACCTGGTGTGGACCGATCCGCAGGCCGGGCACATCAGCCCGGAGCAGTGGCCGTTCCAGGTCGGCGAGATCAAACAATTGAAGACCGTGGCCGAGCGCTTCCCCGCGTTGCTGCCCGATCCGATGCTTGCGGCGAATGACCCGATCAATAGAGGCTTTGCGCTGTTTCAGAAAAACTGCATGGCCTGCCACCGCCTCAACGGCGCGGGCGATGCTCAGGTGGGGCCGGACTTGAACATTCCCTACAGCCCTACCGAATATTTCGGCGAAGACTTTCTCAAGCGCTACATCCGCGACCCGCAAAGCCTGCGCCATTGGCCCCAGGCCAAGATGCCGGCGTTCGCCGCGGCGGTATTGCCTGACAGCGAACTGGACGCGCTGGTGGGGTACTTCAAGCATATGGCGGGGCGCAAGCAGCAGCCCTGA
- a CDS encoding transglutaminase family protein encodes MRLSISHETTYHYEDQVRASIQYLRLTPHDSERQHVLSWQLDLPRPVRAQVDPFGNILHVLTLDEPHDAIIIGARGQVDIDELREAEHESQSAFPFLRCTRLTEPDEALRRFAEQQCHQRRDRTALIDLMHALNQVMVYTPGATEVDTSAAQAFAGRAGVCQDHTHAFLACARSLGIPARYVSGYLYAEDSAHLASHAWAEAWLDDAWYSFDVTNQLARPERHLKLAVGLDYLDACPVRGMRRGGGHEQMHAKVFVAPTPVISVQQQ; translated from the coding sequence ATGAGACTTTCCATCAGCCACGAAACCACCTACCACTACGAGGACCAGGTTCGCGCCAGCATTCAGTACCTGCGTCTTACCCCCCACGACAGCGAGCGTCAGCACGTGCTCAGTTGGCAGCTGGACCTGCCGCGCCCGGTGCGCGCCCAGGTGGACCCGTTCGGCAATATCCTGCACGTGCTGACCCTGGACGAACCCCACGACGCCATCATCATTGGCGCCCGCGGCCAGGTGGACATCGACGAATTGCGTGAGGCGGAACACGAGAGCCAATCAGCCTTTCCATTCCTGCGCTGCACGCGCCTGACCGAACCCGACGAAGCGCTGCGCAGGTTTGCCGAGCAGCAATGCCATCAACGTCGCGACCGCACCGCGTTGATCGACCTGATGCACGCGCTGAACCAGGTGATGGTCTACACCCCCGGTGCCACTGAAGTCGACACCAGCGCCGCCCAGGCCTTCGCCGGCAGGGCCGGGGTGTGCCAGGACCACACCCATGCGTTCCTGGCCTGCGCGCGCAGCCTGGGGATTCCGGCGCGGTATGTGTCGGGGTATTTGTACGCCGAGGACAGCGCACATTTGGCCAGCCATGCCTGGGCCGAAGCCTGGCTGGATGACGCCTGGTACAGCTTTGACGTGACCAACCAACTGGCGCGGCCGGAGCGGCATCTCAAACTGGCCGTTGGCCTGGATTACCTCGACGCCTGCCCGGTGCGCGGCATGCGCCGTGGCGGCGGGCATGAGCAGATGCATGCCAAAGTGTTCGTGGCGCCGACGCCGGTGATCTCGGTGCAGCAACAGTAA